The DNA window TCCTATAATACCTCTCAAGATAAATAACTTTGAGAAAACATTAAAATTCTGGAGAGCACTATCAGACGAAGGTATATTTGTAAATCCTGTATTACCACCAGCAGTCCCACCTTCCGAAACTATCATAAGGACAAGCTATATGGCAACTCACACCGATGAACAACTAGACTGGGCACTAACAATATTTGAAAAACACGGTAAAGCACTAGGTATAGTAAATAGCCATGCCAAAGTGGATAGTGTCTAAAAGCGTTGAAGTTGATGCCTCACATATCGTAGAGGGATACAACGGACCCTGCTCAAGACTACATGGGCACAGATGGAAGATAGAAGTATCTGTTGAAGTAAATCAACTTGATAGCATAGGTATAGGTATAGATTTTGGAGACATCAAGAAAATCATAAACGATCTAAACCTTGACCACCAACACTTAAATGACTTCATCAATCCTGCTACCGCAGAATGTATAGCAAAGTATGTGTATGAGGAAGTCAAGAAACGTGGATTAAACCCAGTAAAAGTCACAGTCTGGGAAACACCTTCAAATAAAGTAGAATACCTTGAATAAAGTTTCTGACCTACAGAAAATCAAACAAGGTTAAACCTTCTAACCTACCTACTAGGACTACTATTATAGCATCATCTAAAACTACTATAATTGTATAACAAGTATAATCTTGAAAACTAAATCCAAAAACTTCACAAACTTTCAGAAATCAATAAAATACTCTCTATCACCAACAAGAAAAGTAGTTTTTCTTTCATCTCTGTAAATTACCTCGCTATCTAGAAGTATCCTCAAGTTGTGCTTGTTCGGAGTTCTGACAATCCTATCAATTATATTAAACCATCTATCCAAATTTTCTCTAGGATTTAGGACAAATTTTTTGGAAGGAATAAATTCAAAAGCATCTTTGAAACTACTAGTTGAGACGAAATTCCTATCCTTATCAAAGAAACCAACTTCAACAACACCATACCCTTCCAAATAACTTTTCAGATATACGCTATGATGATATTCGGTAGCATTCACCAAAATTACTCTTTTACCAAGTAAAAGACTTTCATAAACTGTAATTCCAAACGACGTCAAAACATACCTTGATTTTGCTATCATACCCTGAAAGTTAGAATCGCTAGGAAGAAAAAATTCAAAACCCCGGGACCTACAAACCTCTACCACCCTATTATAATCTCTAAAGTGCTCTCCTATAAACACTACTACTCTTAAACTTTGCAAGAGATCATGAAAAGAATTTAGAACAAACTCTGTCAAGTTATAAGGATCTTCACCACCAAAGGAAACAAGAATATCAATCTCTTCAGAAGTTTCTAGGTCCTTAAGAGTAGGCTCAATGATTAGATACTCTACTCCCTCAAAATTAGGTTTAGGACCTTTCGTTGATATGTAAGGTAAAGAAAGAATGGAGACAACAGAAGGTTTTGATGTTATAGTATCATCTAGTGATACAATAGGCTTATTCATTTTCAGAATGGTTCTAAAAACCTTCTCATTAGTCTCTCTAGCATCTATAAGTATCATTTCTGACTTCTCTAGGTTCTCAAACTTTAGAGAAGTTTCAATACATACCTCAATTCCTTTTGATTCTAGGTAGTTTTCTAGAATTTTCATTCGCCTGTAGTGTCCAAGTCCAAAACCATTACCGACTCTAGTATAGATATAGACCATCTAGACAAACCACTCTTGAACCCTTACAATAGCAGACCTAAAGACAAAAGACACTATATCGTATATCTCCCAAGCAAATGCTATAAATCCAAGATAACCAAGTATAGGCATTTCAAATATTTTCACTTGAGGTAGTATCGGAACATTGTATGTCCAACGAATAACAGCAAACCAATTGACAAGCTCCCAAAATACTCCACAGACAATTCCAGCAACCGACAGAGCAAGTATTACCTTATAATTACCTTTCTCAATACTCCCTAGAATGGAAGGTTTCTTCATTAGATAGTTTATAGGGTCAAGTATGAGAAAAACAGAAAGCCATACTGCAAAAGCCATATACTCACTATACTTAACATCACCAAGCCACTTAAGCCAAAAAAACAGTTCAGGGTCAGCACTCCTATCTAGGTATTTCATACTAAAAGGAACTATAGGTAGTAGTAAGAAGAATAACCCCAGAAGTATCATAGCACCTAGCAAAAGATTAGTAACTTGAAATCTATGGAATTCAATTTTCACATCCCTAGTTATAACTAGAACTAAACTGTAAGTTAGCAATATCGCTGGGATGATTGTTCCAAAAGCCCACAAGTATCCGATGTATCTTGTAAGCAAGTCTGGAAGATTATGATAATGCCAGTTTGAAAGAAAAATATTAGTCCATTCAAAAAACCACCAGACAAAAATTGAGAGTAAGAACACTATTGGAAAACCAATATAAAACACAAAGGATTTACCTTTGAAAGAATACACAACTCCATCAACTACCAGTATATAACCCGTCCAGAATACAGGAGTAGCCCAATTTAGAAAAAAATCAACTCTGAAAACTATACCTATAACAAGCGAAATGATAATCAAAACACCAATGTAGAACCAAATAGGCAGATACATTTTCATAACACCACCCCTAGTATTTTATTCTTTTTGAAGGACAAGACTTTTGCAAATTAAGAGTTTGTTGTACAAAAATTTGATCTACAAAAGGATAATACTAGCTGTTAGATCAAAGGCTTTAGACTATTAGATCTCTATTCTTCCACTTTCTGAACTACTTTCTTTTTACCTTCATCTTCATGAATCTCTATTTATCCTAATCTCAATTATCTCAATATCGTTCTTGAATTCACGATACTCAATTTCTTTAGATGGTATATCTCCAGATTTCCTATTAAAATTATTACGAAGTAAAGCTTCGGGCTTACGCCAAAGTAAAACTATACCCTTTACAATTTTATCTGAGATAAAACTAGGAAAATGAGGATTCCTATTCTTCCTCAAAGACTCGTAATACTTAATAACCTGATCTATATTTTCATCTTTGACATCGGATAATAGTTTGAGTTCCACTAAAATTCCTATTTCCTCGTT is part of the Spirochaetota bacterium genome and encodes:
- a CDS encoding GxxExxY protein; the encoded protein is MEEQMDVKTVGSETVESGIGELQRKIMSLEEKIINLASKVYKELKPFGFIDEKEFESALAYEFRKNGLKYLEQLQVDIMYERQHVVKGGKVDFIVFDENEEIGILVELKLLSDVKDENIDQVIKYYESLRKNRNPHFPSFISDKIVKGIVLLWRKPEALLRNNFNRKSGDIPSKEIEYREFKNDIEIIEIRINRDS
- a CDS encoding 6-carboxytetrahydropterin synthase, producing the protein MPKWIVSKSVEVDASHIVEGYNGPCSRLHGHRWKIEVSVEVNQLDSIGIGIDFGDIKKIINDLNLDHQHLNDFINPATAECIAKYVYEEVKKRGLNPVKVTVWETPSNKVEYLE